The genomic window TTTCTAGAGCTTCGGTCCTTGTTCTTACTAATCTCAATGTCATCTTTTTGGCTCCTAGACTCTGAATATGAAACTGCACGGTCACTTTTGTGTTCTCCAGAATTTCTTTGAGAATTCTTTCTTTCATCACGACCATCCCCGTCCCTTGTACGCCTCTCCTTCTCCACCTCCTCATATGTCGAACACCTCTTGTCGGATCCAGACCTGTCACATGAAGAATCCATATCTTTATATTTCCGATGCTGCGAATAAGTTTCACTAACTTTCTCGTTGCTTTTATAATCAGACCTTTCATATTTTTCACGTGAATATTTGTCCATACTACGCCTGTAGTCTTTTGACCTGCTATCACTCTCTTCTCTCATATGATCACGTCCAGAACGTGATGAGAATCTCTCATGTTTTCTATCTTCATCAGCGTACTTGTCATGCCTAGAGTGACCATAGGAGCTGCGGGATGACTGTCTGTCAGAATGTCTAAGAGAATCAGTGCTTCTGCCATAGCGATTTCCGCCGTATTTTTGGTCTTGTTCCCTGCCATCATACTTCCTTGAATGATGGTGAGAGACTCTGACAGAATCTTCCCTTGGTGGATATGGACTTGAGCTGTGTTCACGCCTGGGACTACCTGCACATAATGAAAAGTTTAGTGGCAAATTGCAGCAACAGAATACTGATAATAACACATACCCAAAAGGCAATTAAAGCAATGCCAAAGTGTGCAATGAATCACACTTAACCTAAAAAAGCATAtaaaccatttttattttattttaggtattAACCCTCTAGTTCCCAAGGGAAGGGGCCTGATAATCCAAAGTTCGACCACTAGATAGATAAAGTCTAGCCCAGCAACAGAATACTGATAATAACACATACCCAAAAGGCAATTAAAGCAATGCCAAAGTGTGCAATGAATCACACTTAACCTAAAAAAGCATAtaaaccatttttattttattttaggtattAACCCTCTAGTTCCCAAGGGAAGGGGCCATGATAATCCAAAGTTCGACCACTAGATAGATAAAGTCTagccaagaattgttcccaccatGAATCAAACTGGGAGGTTCTTCCGAATGATTTACCCTAGcggaaactcattaaccactttaGCCCAATCGCTCGGTTAGCATATAAACCATTTAACCATATGAATAACAGAACATTCAAGTTTTCCTCTTACAAATGAGGAAATGAAAACAAGaaattttctcaaaataaaacaaaacagacacaacaacaataatataaCTCGAGCAAGAGttcatttaaataaaagatTGTAACAAACCATCAGTAGGTGATGATGAGGCGTGAATAGGTGATCGGCGGCGATAATTCCTATTAGCTGGCTCCCCAGAAGGCTTGCGAAATGCGTTTTTGGTATCAGAATCGTCGTCACGGTGATGTGGAGACTGCGAGTTTGAATCCATCCTGCTATACCAACCCTGTATGTAAACAAACACTATTGAAATCAGTCAGTTAGTGAATTAAAGAATCAACACAAAAGAGTGACCTAAATATTAAAATCCTAGTTACATTACATACAGTGCATATTGAATTGAACTCATGAATAGataaattcattcatttcaaGTTACAAAACAGcatatatatgaataaatatctaaaatttcgacaatttttcaaacaaaaactGAAGATTACGAAGATAACAAAGAACATAGATGGAAAAACGTAAACTAAAAAAGAATATATGAAGGAGAAAGGGGAAGTACGTAGGAGTAGGAATGAGAGATTTGGGAATTTGAATTCAGGGTGTGGATGATTGATTCATAGGGTGGAGGAGAAGAAATGAAACCCTCGCTCGCTCAATTGATTCTTCCCTCTTCTGTTTGTCGTTTGAACGAAGGATTTTTTACATATACTGTCGtttagattagttttttttaataataaataaaataaagtaattggttattaaattttaaaaaataataataataaaataaaatttacgtTTGGATCGATGGAATGTGATGGAGtagaatgaaatgaaatggaGTGGTAAGTAATTAATTAGATTAtattgtttggatttgcaaaATACAAATGAAATTGAATGAAACGGAACGTAATGAACATTTCATTCCATCAAATTCTCCAATTTTTGTTCTCTCCTAATTTGGGGTGTATCCATTGGAATGAGACTAATGTTACTCTTTGCTCTCATCTTTTTACGCGTCTTCTCTCCAATATGTTGACATTGTTCCTCAATGATGAGTATGTACCTCATTTTTAACCTACCAAATTCATGATGATTTTCATAAATAGTGTAGAATATCCtagaaaacaaatttcaacaaaattatCATACCAAAGTTTAGAAGAAGAAACCAAATCAGCTTGAACATCTGAACCGAACAATCATCTAAAGTGACCATAAAAATCCAACTTCATAATAAATGATATTTTCCTATTTGTTAAAAAACAAATCGATGTCTTTCTAATTATCCGATGACGAAACGACTTTTCTTATTGTTTGCATTGGTTTAATCTATATCATATGTgtgtttaattgtttttttttttaagaaataagatttttattttcttgaacacTTGCTAATTTCTaaattatatttgatgattcttgttagaggtgggaataggtcAAGCCAGCCTATAGGGGTCTatggcctagcctacatagacTTAGGTTAGgtcagcctatttctttaaatatagcggaccaaagttttttttataagtctatttagctaaaaaggtcaGGCCGCAGgtctttaaaaaaacatttgagGTCTACTAGGctggcctatttaagttaatatgaataatatttttactataattattatttctctattaaatttttaactttgattaaattataaatctattaactttttaagtagtttaagtttattaatctacattagtttttaacatatataaatgtattattataaagtagaattgaaatatgatgacatatatatagtcaaattctctaaaatatgatgttaaatatcaaaaggaatACTTATACTGGTTTATTAGTTCAcaagtatatttaaaattaaatataattatttatttaagaatGTTCATGTGAAATAAGCTTTTAAGCAGGCTAATAGACCATAACAGGCTTTCAAAAAGCCAGGCCTAGAAATTAAGCATATGATGGCCACAAGTCAGGCTcggaccttcgattttttgacaggtcaGACTCAGACTTGGTAAAATATTGTTCgccctagcctattcccacatCTAATTCTTGTATCATCATTTGAGAATAcatctaaaattattttttttatttgtgatctACATGTATGAaactaaacaaacaaataaaaatatgccCAAAAGTAGAGAATAAATggccaatttttttataaaccatTTAATATGAGATATAAATATGAGACAAGAAATGGTAAG from Trifolium pratense cultivar HEN17-A07 linkage group LG1, ARS_RC_1.1, whole genome shotgun sequence includes these protein-coding regions:
- the LOC123913864 gene encoding arginine/serine-rich coiled-coil protein 2 isoform X3, producing MDSNSQSPHHRDDDSDTKNAFRKPSGEPANRNYRRRSPIHASSSPTDGSPRREHSSSPYPPREDSVRVSHHHSRKYDGREQDQKYGGNRYGRSTDSLRHSDRQSSRSSYGHSRHDKYADEDRKHERFSSRSGRDHMREESDSRSKDYRRSMDKYSREKYERSGSDKRCSTYEEVEKERRTRDGDGRDERKNSQRNSGEHKSDRAVSYSESRSQKDDIEISKNKDRSSRKVGEVFGVEDKESSGKKPKLFGADKDDNSGKDADERKTSGSKFPHESRPDLAAAKTSGFDNGNNLDAAKVAAMRAAELVNKNLVGANSLTTDQKKKLLWGSKKSTPTEESGHRWDMAMFDRERQEKFNKLMGVKGEAKVEQNSDNQNDNDTVRAEKQKELQLELEKQYTAGLRRRDGRTVGLGL
- the LOC123913864 gene encoding arginine/serine-rich coiled-coil protein 2 isoform X4, whose protein sequence is MDSNSQSPHHRDDDSDTKNAFRKPSGEPANRNYRRRSPIHASSSPTDGSPRREHSSSPYPPREDSVRVSHHHSRKYDGREQDQKYGGNRYGRSTDSLRHSDRQSSRSSYGHSRHDKYADEDRKHERFSSRSGRDHMREESDSRSKDYRRSMDKYSREKYERSGSDKRCSTYEEVEKERRTRDGDGRDERKNSQRNSGEHKSDRAVSYSESRSQKDDIEISKNKDRSSRKVGEVFGVEDKESSGKKPKLFGADKDDNSGKDDERKTSGSKFPHESRPDLAAAKTSGFDNGNNLDAAKVAAMRAAELVNKNLVGANSLTTDQKKKLLWGSKKSTPTEESGHRWDMAMFDRERQEKFNKLMGVKGEAKVEQNSDNQNDNDTVRAEKQKELQLELEKQYTAGLRRRDGRTVGLGL
- the LOC123913864 gene encoding arginine/serine-rich coiled-coil protein 2 isoform X2, which encodes MDSNSQSPHHRDDDSDTKNAFRKPSGEPANRNYRRRSPIHASSSPTDGSPRREHSSSPYPPREDSVRVSHHHSRKYDGREQDQKYGGNRYGRSTDSLRHSDRQSSRSSYGHSRHDKYADEDRKHERFSSRSGRDHMREESDSRSKDYRRSMDKYSREKYERSDYKSNEKVSETYSQHRKYKDMDSSCDRSGSDKRCSTYEEVEKERRTRDGDGRDERKNSQRNSGEHKSDRAVSYSESRSQKDDIEISKNKDRSSRKVGEVFGVEDKESSGKKPKLFGADKDDNSGKDDERKTSGSKFPHESRPDLAAAKTSGFDNGNNLDAAKVAAMRAAELVNKNLVGANSLTTDQKKKLLWGSKKSTPTEESGHRWDMAMFDRERQEKFNKLMGVKGEAKVEQNSDNQNDNDTVRAEKQKELQLELEKQYTAGLRRRDGRTVGLGL
- the LOC123913864 gene encoding arginine/serine-rich coiled-coil protein 2 isoform X1 produces the protein MDSNSQSPHHRDDDSDTKNAFRKPSGEPANRNYRRRSPIHASSSPTDGSPRREHSSSPYPPREDSVRVSHHHSRKYDGREQDQKYGGNRYGRSTDSLRHSDRQSSRSSYGHSRHDKYADEDRKHERFSSRSGRDHMREESDSRSKDYRRSMDKYSREKYERSDYKSNEKVSETYSQHRKYKDMDSSCDRSGSDKRCSTYEEVEKERRTRDGDGRDERKNSQRNSGEHKSDRAVSYSESRSQKDDIEISKNKDRSSRKVGEVFGVEDKESSGKKPKLFGADKDDNSGKDADERKTSGSKFPHESRPDLAAAKTSGFDNGNNLDAAKVAAMRAAELVNKNLVGANSLTTDQKKKLLWGSKKSTPTEESGHRWDMAMFDRERQEKFNKLMGVKGEAKVEQNSDNQNDNDTVRAEKQKELQLELEKQYTAGLRRRDGRTVGLGL